A genomic stretch from Clostridia bacterium includes:
- a CDS encoding TIGR03960 family B12-binding radical SAM protein, producing the protein MIYDNTKEYIYEELLPRVEKPGRYIGTEWNSIHKDPSKVDIRFAFCFPDVYEVGMSHLGMKILYHLLNEQQDIFCERVFAPWPDMEKEMRNNNIKLFGLESRDYIDSFDFIGFTLQYEMSYTNIVNMLDLAEIPIRSSGRNENHPFIVAGGPCAFNPEPLHDIVDFFMLGEGEEQLLEAMEVYRKWKEAKGTRNEFLQMIAGIRGVYVPKLYNVDYNEDATIKAIMPVNEDMPQKVKKRVIKSLKGAYFPDKIIVPFIDIVHDRIMLEIFRGCTRGCRFCQAGMIYRPVREREVEELVEIADKLIQSSGYEEISLSSLSTSDFSKLHQLVEKLVSKYQSRRIGLSLPSLRIDSFSLKLVQEVQKVRKSGLTFAPEAGTQRMRDVINKGVDEQDLINSVGAAFETGYSSVKLYYMIGLPTETMEDIQGIADLTFKVVDRYYQVPKEKRGRGLNVTASASSFVPKPFTPYQWEPQDSIDTLIEKQRYLQKAIKKKQITFNWHEPYVSYMEAVFARGDRRLCDVLIKAWELGCKFDGWDQHFKFDVWMKAFEETGIDPNFYAIRRRDFEEILPWDHIDVGVNKKYLRSEYKKSLKAELTRDCRTACTGCGINLLEEGGVCK; encoded by the coding sequence ATGATATACGATAATACAAAGGAATACATATATGAGGAGCTGCTTCCCAGAGTGGAAAAGCCAGGAAGATATATAGGGACGGAATGGAACAGTATACATAAAGATCCCTCAAAGGTAGATATAAGATTTGCCTTTTGTTTTCCTGATGTTTATGAGGTAGGAATGTCTCATTTGGGAATGAAGATATTGTACCATCTTTTAAACGAGCAGCAGGACATTTTTTGCGAGAGGGTCTTCGCACCATGGCCTGATATGGAAAAAGAAATGCGTAATAACAATATAAAGCTTTTTGGACTGGAAAGCAGGGACTATATTGACAGTTTTGATTTTATAGGTTTTACACTCCAATATGAGATGAGCTATACAAACATTGTGAACATGCTTGATTTGGCGGAGATACCCATAAGATCCAGCGGAAGGAATGAAAATCATCCTTTCATAGTTGCTGGAGGACCATGTGCCTTTAACCCGGAGCCCCTACACGACATTGTGGACTTTTTCATGCTTGGAGAAGGCGAGGAACAGCTGCTTGAGGCAATGGAAGTGTATAGGAAGTGGAAAGAAGCGAAGGGTACAAGGAATGAATTCCTGCAGATGATTGCCGGCATCAGAGGCGTATATGTGCCCAAGCTTTACAATGTTGACTACAACGAAGATGCAACAATAAAAGCAATTATGCCTGTAAACGAGGATATGCCGCAAAAGGTAAAGAAGAGGGTCATAAAGAGCCTAAAAGGCGCTTATTTCCCTGACAAAATAATAGTGCCTTTTATAGACATTGTCCATGACAGGATAATGCTTGAAATATTCAGAGGCTGTACAAGAGGCTGCCGTTTCTGCCAAGCAGGGATGATATACAGGCCGGTTAGGGAAAGAGAGGTAGAGGAGCTTGTAGAAATTGCCGACAAGCTTATACAAAGCTCCGGCTATGAGGAGATATCATTGTCATCCTTATCAACCAGTGATTTCTCAAAGCTCCACCAGCTGGTAGAAAAGCTGGTATCCAAATATCAGAGCAGGAGGATAGGACTTTCGCTTCCATCTCTGCGTATTGACTCATTTTCTTTGAAGCTTGTACAAGAGGTGCAGAAGGTGAGGAAAAGTGGTCTTACCTTTGCTCCGGAAGCAGGTACCCAGAGGATGAGAGATGTCATTAATAAGGGTGTGGATGAACAAGACCTTATTAATTCTGTGGGCGCGGCTTTTGAGACGGGCTACAGCAGCGTCAAGCTGTATTATATGATAGGCCTTCCAACGGAGACTATGGAAGATATTCAGGGAATAGCTGATTTGACCTTTAAGGTTGTGGATAGGTATTATCAAGTGCCTAAGGAAAAAAGAGGAAGAGGTCTGAATGTAACTGCGAGCGCTTCCTCCTTTGTTCCCAAGCCGTTTACTCCCTACCAGTGGGAGCCGCAGGACTCGATAGACACTCTTATAGAAAAGCAGAGGTATCTGCAAAAAGCCATAAAGAAAAAACAGATTACCTTCAATTGGCATGAGCCTTATGTAAGCTATATGGAAGCTGTATTTGCAAGAGGTGACAGGAGGCTCTGCGATGTCCTGATAAAGGCGTGGGAGCTGGGCTGTAAATTTGACGGCTGGGATCAGCATTTTAAATTTGATGTTTGGATGAAGGCTTTTGAAGAAACCGGCATTGATCCTAACTTTTATGCCATAAGGCGCAGGGACTTTGAGGAGATTCTTCC